The following proteins are encoded in a genomic region of Methylovorus glucosotrophus:
- a CDS encoding YchE family NAAT transporter: MSEWAYLFKTGIALFAIVNPVGSVPIFISATDGWSPKDRARTAKTVGLTVFVVLMTSAFLGNGILDFFSISIPSFQVGGGILVMLIAISMMHGKQSHARQTPEEAQAVAEREVIAIVPLSIPLLAGPGAISSMIITAQKHSGFWGHVSLIVPVAAVCLLIWLTLRLSSAIAHKLGTLGINIVTRLMGLILAAMAVEFIAQGVSGLFPGLNG, from the coding sequence ATGAGCGAATGGGCCTACCTGTTCAAAACCGGCATTGCCCTGTTTGCCATCGTCAACCCGGTGGGCAGCGTGCCTATCTTTATCAGCGCTACCGATGGCTGGAGTCCCAAAGATCGCGCACGCACTGCCAAAACAGTTGGGCTGACGGTATTTGTTGTACTGATGACATCGGCGTTTCTTGGCAACGGCATTCTGGATTTTTTCAGCATCAGCATCCCCTCGTTTCAGGTCGGTGGCGGCATACTGGTCATGCTGATCGCCATCTCCATGATGCACGGCAAGCAAAGCCACGCCCGGCAGACGCCGGAAGAAGCCCAGGCAGTCGCCGAGCGCGAGGTCATCGCCATCGTGCCGCTCAGCATTCCGCTACTGGCTGGGCCGGGCGCCATCAGTAGCATGATCATCACGGCGCAAAAGCATTCCGGTTTCTGGGGGCATGTGTCATTGATTGTGCCGGTAGCCGCGGTATGCCTGCTGATCTGGCTGACCTTGCGACTGTCTTCGGCGATTGCCCACAAGCTGGGGACACTGGGGATTAACATCGTGACCCGCCTGATGGGCCTGATTCTGGCAGCGATGGCGGTGGAGTTCATTGCGCAGGGTGTTAGCGGACTTTTTCCCGGTTTGAATGGCTAA
- a CDS encoding DJ-1 family glyoxalase III — translation MPSVLIPLAHGCEEMEAVIVMDILRRAGVDVVAASLTPGPVVCSRGTRLLADALLDEVLQQPFDMLVLPGGMPGSEHLKNDARIQTLLTHYAAEGRYIAAICAAPMALHAAGLLEGKRATSFPGVLDQLPGTHHYVEDAVVRDGNTVTSRGPGTAMSFALALVGLLCGEAKRQAVEEPLQRS, via the coding sequence ATGCCCTCTGTATTGATTCCACTGGCCCATGGCTGTGAAGAGATGGAAGCCGTCATCGTGATGGACATTCTGCGTCGCGCTGGCGTGGATGTTGTGGCGGCCAGTTTGACGCCAGGCCCGGTGGTCTGTAGCCGGGGAACACGCCTGCTGGCGGATGCCTTGCTGGATGAAGTATTGCAGCAACCATTCGACATGCTGGTATTGCCCGGCGGCATGCCAGGTTCCGAGCACTTGAAAAATGATGCGCGCATTCAGACACTGCTGACGCACTATGCTGCAGAAGGCCGCTATATTGCCGCCATCTGCGCGGCGCCCATGGCCCTGCATGCGGCCGGATTGCTTGAAGGCAAGCGCGCAACCAGCTTCCCCGGTGTGCTGGATCAGTTGCCGGGCACGCATCACTATGTGGAAGATGCCGTGGTCAGGGATGGCAACACCGTCACCTCACGCGGCCCCGGCACGGCGATGTCGTTTGCGCTGGCGCTGGTGGGCTTGTTGTGTGGCGAAGCCAAGCGTCAGGCGGTAGAGGAACCCTTGCAACGATCATGA
- a CDS encoding Maf family protein encodes MMKKRLYLASRSPRRAELLQQLGLETIFMAADVDESPLPDEAPHDYVLRLARAKAETGLAALQAQGGEALPLLAADTTVAIDGLILGKPEDDADARAMLLRMSGRWHEVHTGVAVASASGVHVRLSTTRVEMTTLDEATIQAYIATGEPRDKAGAYGIQGLASTFIRRIEGSYSGVMGLPVFETSELLKQAGISVL; translated from the coding sequence ATGATGAAAAAACGCCTATACCTGGCATCGCGTTCTCCGCGCCGTGCCGAGCTGCTCCAGCAATTAGGCCTGGAGACGATATTCATGGCGGCCGATGTGGATGAGTCGCCGCTGCCTGATGAAGCCCCCCACGATTATGTGCTGCGCCTGGCGCGGGCCAAGGCGGAAACCGGCCTCGCCGCATTGCAGGCGCAGGGGGGTGAAGCCCTGCCCCTGCTCGCGGCGGATACCACGGTGGCGATTGATGGGCTGATACTTGGCAAGCCGGAAGACGATGCGGATGCCCGCGCGATGCTGTTGCGCATGTCCGGGCGCTGGCATGAGGTGCACACCGGTGTGGCTGTCGCCTCGGCATCGGGCGTGCATGTCCGCTTGTCTACCACCCGTGTGGAGATGACGACGCTGGACGAGGCCACCATTCAGGCTTACATTGCCACCGGCGAGCCGCGTGACAAAGCGGGGGCCTATGGCATCCAGGGCTTGGCCAGTACTTTTATTCGCCGTATTGAAGGCAGCTATTCCGGGGTGATGGGCTTGCCGGTGTTTGAGACGTCCGAACTATTGAAGCAGGCAGGAATTTCCGTGTTGTGA